One Chryseobacterium indoltheticum DNA segment encodes these proteins:
- a CDS encoding transposase, whose translation MSKLSKKVIGVDVGAKFLTVSFTDNVNQDQVFNIQNNQRSILSFLKKFPTEDYCLAIEATGNYSSRILHLSLDNGFESSLINCMSVKYFSRMKNIISKTDAEDAKVIRLYGEIFRPEVYIPKSIEIEHLDQEIKLLNDLEEEKRRYSVKLKWLRYNPQLNPNTEKHYEKRLKQLDKEIREVEMRLPQLQDEEFREIKGLIQSVSGIGEKTSLQLMTATSGFKNFDSSKSLVKYFGLAPRIYQSGKKSYSPGKCRTSKTHIRSLLYVCSWTAIKHNTQCKELYLRLLEKGKPKNLH comes from the coding sequence ATGTCAAAATTATCAAAAAAAGTGATTGGTGTAGATGTAGGAGCAAAGTTTTTAACGGTAAGTTTTACGGATAATGTAAATCAAGATCAGGTTTTTAATATCCAAAACAATCAACGCTCGATTTTATCGTTTCTCAAGAAATTTCCCACAGAAGATTATTGTTTGGCTATCGAAGCCACAGGTAATTATAGTAGTCGCATACTCCATCTTTCTTTGGATAATGGTTTTGAATCAAGTTTGATTAACTGTATGTCTGTTAAATATTTTTCAAGGATGAAAAATATCATCAGCAAAACTGATGCAGAAGACGCCAAAGTCATCAGACTTTATGGAGAGATTTTTCGTCCGGAAGTTTATATTCCCAAAAGCATCGAGATTGAACATCTTGACCAAGAAATAAAACTTCTGAATGATCTCGAGGAAGAGAAGCGACGGTATTCGGTAAAGCTAAAGTGGCTTCGTTACAATCCTCAGCTCAATCCCAACACGGAAAAACATTATGAAAAGAGATTAAAACAATTAGATAAAGAAATACGGGAAGTAGAAATGAGGCTTCCACAACTTCAAGATGAAGAATTTAGAGAAATAAAAGGTTTGATACAAAGTGTTTCGGGAATTGGGGAGAAGACCTCCCTTCAACTGATGACCGCTACATCTGGTTTTAAAAATTTTGATTCATCGAAATCACTCGTAAAATATTTTGGATTGGCTCCACGTATTTATCAATCAGGAAAGAAATCATATTCTCCCGGTAAGTGCCGTACATCCAAAACGCACATTAGAAGTTTGCTATATGTTTGTTCCTGGACGGCAATAAAACATAATACGCAGTGCAAAGAACTTTATCTGCGACTATTGGAAAAAGGAAAGCCTAAAAACTTGCATTAA
- a CDS encoding DMT family transporter, translating into MQKLALFRLHLIVFLWGFTAILGKLITANAQILVFYRMLFAAIFLYAFIRIYKKESIKVSKKLFLQLSGVGLFMALHWYCFFYSIKVSNVSIALSCLSLSTLFASVLEPIVFKRKVDISEVVMGTVIVACILLIFKTEFQYKEGIFYGVLCAIFGTVFSVFNGKLFGKTSSGNIIFYEIFSGWFILMIFYLATGQIMQMNEINYKDLALIGLLASVFTAYPMFESVKLMKYISPFTLILTVNLEPVYGIILAFFIFGESEHMSPVFYVASLVMILAIVVNALIKTRKQKNIN; encoded by the coding sequence ATGCAGAAATTAGCGCTTTTCAGATTACATTTAATTGTCTTTTTATGGGGATTCACTGCTATTTTAGGTAAACTGATCACCGCAAATGCCCAGATTCTTGTCTTTTACAGAATGCTTTTCGCTGCCATATTTCTTTATGCATTTATAAGGATTTATAAAAAAGAGAGTATAAAAGTTTCAAAAAAACTGTTTTTGCAATTATCAGGTGTTGGCCTTTTTATGGCGCTGCATTGGTACTGCTTTTTTTATTCGATTAAAGTTTCTAATGTTTCTATCGCTTTAAGTTGCCTTTCATTGTCTACTTTGTTTGCTTCAGTGTTGGAGCCGATTGTTTTTAAACGGAAAGTAGATATTTCTGAAGTGGTAATGGGAACTGTTATTGTTGCCTGTATTTTACTTATTTTTAAAACCGAGTTTCAATATAAAGAAGGAATTTTTTACGGAGTTTTGTGCGCAATTTTCGGAACCGTTTTTTCAGTTTTTAATGGAAAACTTTTCGGAAAAACCAGTTCAGGAAATATTATTTTCTATGAAATTTTCTCAGGTTGGTTTATTCTGATGATATTTTATCTTGCAACAGGACAAATCATGCAGATGAACGAAATAAACTATAAAGATCTTGCGTTAATAGGTTTGTTGGCAAGCGTATTTACAGCATATCCTATGTTCGAATCGGTGAAGCTTATGAAATATATTTCGCCCTTTACTTTAATTTTAACAGTTAATTTAGAACCAGTTTACGGAATTATACTAGCTTTTTTTATCTTTGGAGAATCAGAGCACATGAGCCCGGTATTTTATGTTGCATCTTTGGTTATGATTTTGGCAATTGTTGTAAACGCGCTGATAAAAACTAGAAAACAAAAAAACATTAACTAA
- a CDS encoding acyl-CoA carboxylase subunit beta produces the protein MDIEFNKREDQNKLKLSEINRLLTEIKKGGGEKRLQKLRDEGKMTARERIEYLLDKNSDSIEIGAFAGYEMYEEHGGCPSGGVVVVMGYVSGKQCLVVANDASVKAGAWFPITGKKNLRAQEIAMENRLPIIYLVDSAGVYLPMQDEIFPDKEMFGRIFRNNAKMSAAGIIQISAVMGSCVAGGAYLPIMSDEAMIVDKTGSIFLAGSYLVKAAIGESIDNETLGGATTHCSISGVTDYKAKDDKDALDRIKNIMKSVGSYEKAGFDRIESFPPKEKIDNIFGIMPISRADQYDTLEIIKCLVDNSEYEEYKPDYGKTIICATARVDGWSVGIVANQRKLVKSGKGEMQFGGVIYSDSADKATRFIANCNQRKIPLIFLQDVTGFMVGSKSEHGGIIKDGAKMVNAVSNSVVPKFTIITGNSYGAGNYAMCGKAYDPRLIVAWPWADLAVMGGSQAAKVLAQIQESTLKKQGKVITEEAHQEILDTITKKYQKQTEATYAASRLWTDAIINPIDTRKWISMGIEAANHSPITEKFNLGVIQV, from the coding sequence ATGGATATTGAATTTAACAAAAGAGAAGATCAAAATAAATTAAAATTATCTGAAATAAACCGTTTGCTGACAGAAATAAAAAAAGGCGGCGGCGAAAAAAGACTTCAGAAACTTCGTGATGAAGGGAAAATGACGGCAAGAGAGAGAATAGAATATCTTCTTGATAAAAATTCAGATTCCATCGAAATTGGTGCTTTTGCAGGGTACGAAATGTATGAAGAGCACGGAGGTTGCCCAAGTGGTGGTGTTGTGGTTGTTATGGGTTATGTTTCAGGAAAACAATGTTTAGTTGTCGCCAATGACGCTTCTGTAAAAGCAGGTGCCTGGTTTCCAATTACTGGAAAGAAAAACCTGAGAGCGCAGGAAATTGCCATGGAAAACAGACTTCCAATCATTTATCTGGTAGACTCTGCGGGAGTGTATCTTCCGATGCAGGATGAGATTTTCCCGGATAAAGAAATGTTTGGAAGAATTTTTAGAAATAATGCCAAAATGAGCGCTGCAGGAATTATCCAGATCTCGGCTGTAATGGGAAGTTGCGTTGCAGGTGGAGCTTATCTTCCGATCATGAGTGACGAGGCTATGATTGTTGACAAAACCGGATCTATTTTCCTAGCCGGAAGTTATTTGGTGAAAGCTGCAATTGGTGAAAGTATTGACAACGAAACTTTGGGTGGAGCAACAACGCATTGCTCGATTTCAGGAGTTACCGATTATAAAGCTAAAGATGATAAAGATGCTTTAGACCGCATTAAAAATATTATGAAATCTGTTGGAAGTTATGAAAAAGCAGGCTTCGACAGAATAGAAAGTTTTCCACCAAAAGAAAAAATAGATAATATCTTCGGAATTATGCCTATTTCACGTGCCGATCAGTATGATACATTAGAAATCATCAAATGCCTTGTGGATAATTCTGAATATGAAGAATACAAGCCAGATTATGGTAAAACTATTATTTGTGCAACTGCAAGAGTCGATGGCTGGTCTGTAGGAATTGTTGCTAACCAAAGAAAATTAGTGAAAAGTGGTAAAGGAGAGATGCAGTTTGGTGGAGTAATTTATTCTGATTCTGCTGACAAGGCAACCCGATTTATTGCTAATTGCAACCAAAGAAAAATCCCATTGATCTTTTTACAGGATGTAACAGGATTTATGGTCGGCTCGAAATCTGAGCACGGAGGAATCATCAAAGACGGAGCAAAAATGGTAAACGCTGTTTCTAATTCTGTAGTTCCTAAATTTACAATCATCACCGGAAATTCTTATGGTGCCGGAAACTATGCAATGTGTGGAAAAGCGTATGACCCGAGATTAATTGTAGCTTGGCCATGGGCAGATCTGGCTGTAATGGGAGGTTCTCAGGCAGCAAAAGTTCTTGCACAGATTCAGGAGTCTACTTTGAAAAAGCAAGGAAAAGTAATTACTGAAGAAGCGCATCAGGAAATTTTAGATACCATTACAAAAAAATATCAAAAACAAACAGAAGCTACTTATGCCGCTTCAAGATTATGGACCGACGCTATCATTAACCCTATCGATACCAGAAAATGGATTTCTATGGGTATTGAAGCCGCTAATCATTCTCCTATAACTGAAAAATTCAATTTAGGAGTAATCCAAGTCTGA
- a CDS encoding putative type IX sorting system protein PorV2 — MKKYLLLVFSLLFGFSQSQIIRKYSNEFLNIGAGARGIGMGGAVMTNQDDVYSPMWNPAGLNGITRDWQGAAMHAEYFESIAKYDYLAYAKVLETGVFGVSIVRLGVDNILNTTQLIDTEGNIDYDKITKFSQSDYAGIITYAFNPGGNPKLDVGVNAKIVYRNVGKFASGYGFGFDVGAIYKADNGWKFGGVLRDATTTVNFWSVNQKELSTIVNGEEFNPAPTDKMELTMPKLNAGASKMFNINSSIYILPEAGINVDFAKTAALLSTDFASITPYAGAELGYQKMIFVRLGVNRFQSITDIEDLQRKVSFQPSAGIGIRYRGLTLDYAISNSGIGGSNFYSNFFSLKLDMGEFRND; from the coding sequence ATGAAAAAATATCTATTATTAGTATTTTCCCTTTTATTTGGGTTTTCTCAATCTCAGATTATCAGAAAATATTCCAATGAATTTTTAAATATAGGTGCCGGAGCGAGAGGAATCGGGATGGGAGGTGCCGTAATGACCAATCAGGATGATGTCTATTCGCCGATGTGGAATCCAGCAGGTTTGAATGGCATTACAAGAGATTGGCAAGGCGCAGCAATGCACGCAGAATATTTTGAATCTATTGCTAAGTATGATTATCTGGCCTACGCCAAAGTTTTAGAAACCGGCGTTTTTGGAGTTTCCATTGTACGGCTTGGTGTAGATAATATTCTAAATACCACTCAATTAATCGATACTGAAGGAAATATTGATTACGATAAAATTACTAAATTCTCACAATCGGATTATGCCGGAATTATTACGTACGCATTCAATCCCGGAGGTAATCCTAAATTGGATGTCGGTGTAAATGCCAAAATTGTGTACAGAAATGTCGGGAAATTTGCAAGTGGATATGGTTTTGGTTTTGATGTAGGAGCAATTTATAAAGCTGATAACGGCTGGAAATTCGGAGGTGTTCTTCGTGATGCAACTACGACTGTCAATTTCTGGAGTGTGAATCAAAAAGAATTGTCTACCATTGTAAACGGCGAAGAATTTAACCCTGCTCCAACCGATAAAATGGAGTTGACAATGCCTAAATTAAATGCAGGCGCAAGTAAAATGTTTAATATTAATAGCAGTATTTATATTTTACCGGAGGCTGGAATTAATGTAGATTTTGCTAAAACGGCAGCTCTTCTTTCAACAGATTTTGCAAGTATTACGCCGTATGCAGGAGCAGAATTAGGATATCAGAAAATGATCTTTGTAAGATTGGGTGTTAATAGATTTCAGTCGATTACCGATATTGAAGATCTTCAGAGAAAAGTTTCTTTCCAGCCAAGCGCAGGGATAGGAATTCGTTACAGGGGTTTAACGCTTGATTACGCAATCAGTAATTCGGGAATCGGAGGTTCCAATTTTTATTCTAATTTCTTCTCATTAAAACTAGATATGGGAGAATTTAGAAATGATTAA
- a CDS encoding VanZ family protein: protein MKRYFAVFIALYTVVLLYMMFYASGREPSEISYIQHQPFITIQHFFNDNNIDNQAFIVNIFGNIFLFSPFGWLGLCIKKFNRFIPITLFFLIAISTIESIQYLTGRGVADIDDVFLNTLGMLLGYVLFKYATWKNIANIQVHFQLTEKKEPITAS from the coding sequence ATGAAAAGATATTTTGCAGTATTTATTGCCTTATATACCGTCGTTTTATTGTACATGATGTTTTATGCATCTGGAAGAGAACCTTCTGAAATTTCATATATTCAGCATCAGCCGTTTATCACTATACAGCATTTTTTTAATGATAATAATATAGATAATCAGGCTTTTATTGTCAACATATTTGGAAACATATTCTTATTCAGTCCGTTTGGATGGCTGGGATTATGCATCAAGAAATTCAACCGTTTTATTCCTATTACATTGTTCTTTTTAATAGCAATAAGTACAATCGAATCAATACAATACCTCACAGGAAGAGGCGTTGCAGATATAGATGATGTATTTCTGAATACTCTCGGAATGTTGCTGGGTTATGTTCTATTTAAATACGCAACCTGGAAAAACATTGCCAACATTCAGGTTCACTTTCAACTAACAGAAAAGAAAGAGCCTATTACAGCCTCTTAA
- a CDS encoding T9SS type A sorting domain-containing protein, which produces MKKIYISLLISVSAYFQAQNVLNTQLNEINFGSGSSPYNLTKLNDLIVFAASRNTDEGLEPWVYNSTIQKSTLLKDIFAGHNSGIPANSKFVKLNNKLYFLAQQNYSGYQIWETDGTPAGTIKKQDINSNYLIDEFVAVGNKIFYYQNKELWVFDTTTNNLSLLKTFEYTSGTMKFQTFNDQLFLAANDGISGKEIWKSDGTLAGTTLLKDIAVGNGSSISNDFKILTLNNGKFYFIANTATGYQLYESNGTTTGTQSLMPVQSLYELNGASAGNYFIFVGFDPANGGMEPWISDGTVLGTKLLKDILLGNSSSMAINNSKFFKVNNKIYFDTYSNGQLSGSYIWETDGTSAGTVLFNTPTNNVLQGVSSDAQHLILTKPNEWNRFWVTNGNSAQTFEMTALGMTAANGVLDFNSKLYLAGTTAKHGMELYSLNPLTQETTLVSDISKFESSSPHSYNVLNDNLIFIAADREFNNQIYKRDKSTQQISRLTNFTSGSSSVGMFTNVNDTFFKVGNFFYTKNSTPNPISGIYRTDGTSANSGSVSTGNTSIYDTSFFVNLNDNTLLFSGYDNVVGTELWKVDNNSNTAVLVKDISTDNMGSMYNTDPKTTVLNGFAYFVAKENGKSGIWKSDGTSANTLKAIQYNFQDGSDGNIKVVGSLNNKLLYSTRKENFNNTSNTELFASNGDYASSVLLRSHSDLYGSANISNETAIFNDKLFYAVTGYPSGLYSTDGTIAGTTEVSPINFFGNVQFKKCGNQLFFTNNNSTELWKTDGATVGTTSLGSNFPGIKDMTCVNNYLYFLNGDSQKVWRSNGVAGNVTPLDLLITNDDQLLANENILKLATDSEKLYLTIFTKEHGAELYTVTDSLPTYLATNEIVSNNESSVNIKIYPNPVTDSFSIELPKNLKIKEIEIYDTSGKLTKTDISQSNKIYVSDFSSGIYFIKIKTDKGVFVTKFIKK; this is translated from the coding sequence ATGAAAAAAATTTACATTTCTTTGTTGATAAGTGTATCAGCTTATTTTCAGGCACAAAATGTTTTAAACACACAATTGAACGAAATTAATTTTGGTTCGGGAAGCTCTCCTTATAACTTAACAAAACTTAATGACCTCATTGTTTTTGCGGCATCCAGAAATACCGATGAAGGATTGGAACCGTGGGTTTATAATTCTACAATTCAAAAATCCACATTACTTAAAGATATTTTTGCAGGACATAATAGTGGGATACCAGCTAATTCAAAATTTGTAAAGTTAAATAACAAATTATATTTTCTGGCACAACAGAATTATTCGGGATATCAAATTTGGGAAACGGACGGAACTCCTGCCGGGACAATTAAAAAACAGGATATTAATTCTAATTATTTAATTGATGAATTTGTTGCTGTAGGAAATAAAATTTTTTATTATCAGAATAAAGAACTTTGGGTATTCGATACTACAACAAATAATTTGTCATTATTGAAAACATTTGAATATACATCAGGAACGATGAAATTTCAAACTTTCAATGATCAATTATTTTTAGCCGCAAACGACGGAATAAGTGGTAAAGAGATCTGGAAATCTGACGGAACATTAGCCGGAACTACTTTACTAAAAGACATTGCAGTTGGTAATGGAAGCAGTATTTCAAATGATTTTAAAATTTTAACTTTGAATAACGGGAAATTTTATTTCATTGCAAATACAGCAACTGGCTATCAACTTTATGAAAGTAATGGCACAACTACAGGAACGCAATCATTAATGCCCGTTCAGAGTTTATATGAGCTTAATGGAGCTTCAGCGGGTAATTATTTCATATTTGTAGGTTTTGATCCTGCTAATGGAGGAATGGAGCCTTGGATCTCAGATGGAACAGTATTAGGTACAAAACTTTTAAAAGATATTTTACTAGGAAATTCTAGTTCGATGGCTATTAACAATAGTAAATTTTTTAAGGTTAATAATAAGATATATTTTGACACTTATTCCAACGGCCAATTATCTGGAAGCTACATCTGGGAAACAGATGGAACCTCTGCGGGAACTGTATTGTTTAACACCCCAACCAATAATGTATTACAGGGAGTAAGCTCAGATGCGCAACATTTGATTCTTACCAAGCCAAATGAATGGAATCGCTTTTGGGTAACAAACGGAAATTCTGCACAGACGTTTGAAATGACAGCATTGGGTATGACAGCCGCTAATGGTGTTTTAGATTTTAATTCAAAATTGTATTTAGCAGGAACTACCGCTAAGCACGGGATGGAGCTATATTCTTTAAATCCTCTTACACAAGAAACTACTTTGGTTTCTGATATTAGTAAATTCGAAAGTAGTTCGCCACATTCTTATAATGTTCTGAATGATAATTTAATTTTTATTGCGGCAGACAGAGAATTCAATAATCAGATTTATAAAAGAGATAAATCGACTCAGCAGATTTCTCGCCTTACCAATTTTACGAGCGGATCGTCTTCTGTAGGAATGTTTACTAATGTTAACGATACATTTTTTAAGGTAGGAAACTTCTTTTATACCAAAAATAGTACCCCAAATCCCATAAGCGGAATTTATAGAACAGACGGAACCTCTGCAAATTCCGGGTCTGTTTCTACAGGCAATACAAGTATTTATGATACTTCTTTTTTCGTCAATCTTAACGACAATACTTTATTATTTTCAGGATATGATAATGTAGTAGGAACAGAACTTTGGAAAGTTGATAATAATTCTAATACCGCTGTTCTGGTAAAAGATATTTCTACAGATAACATGGGAAGTATGTATAATACAGATCCTAAAACAACTGTTCTGAACGGTTTTGCCTATTTTGTAGCAAAAGAAAACGGCAAGTCTGGAATTTGGAAATCAGACGGAACTTCTGCGAATACTTTGAAAGCTATACAATACAATTTTCAGGACGGTAGTGATGGAAATATTAAGGTAGTTGGAAGTTTAAATAACAAGCTGCTGTATTCTACAAGAAAAGAAAATTTTAACAATACATCTAATACTGAGCTTTTTGCTTCAAACGGAGATTATGCTTCGTCAGTTTTATTGAGATCTCACAGCGATCTGTATGGTTCTGCCAATATCAGCAATGAAACAGCAATTTTTAATGATAAATTATTCTATGCTGTTACTGGGTATCCTTCAGGTCTTTATTCTACCGATGGAACTATTGCCGGAACTACAGAGGTCTCGCCAATAAATTTCTTTGGGAATGTACAGTTTAAAAAATGTGGAAACCAATTATTTTTCACGAATAATAATTCAACAGAATTATGGAAAACAGATGGCGCAACCGTAGGAACGACGAGCTTGGGATCAAATTTTCCTGGCATAAAAGATATGACGTGTGTAAACAATTATCTATATTTTCTCAACGGAGACTCTCAAAAAGTATGGCGTTCAAACGGAGTGGCAGGAAATGTAACTCCATTGGATCTGCTTATTACAAATGATGATCAGCTTTTAGCCAACGAAAATATTTTGAAATTGGCTACAGATAGTGAAAAACTTTATCTTACGATATTTACGAAAGAACACGGTGCCGAGTTGTATACCGTTACAGATTCTCTGCCAACTTATCTGGCAACAAACGAAATTGTAAGTAATAATGAAAGTTCTGTAAACATTAAAATTTATCCGAATCCTGTTACCGATAGTTTTTCAATTGAATTACCTAAGAATCTTAAAATTAAAGAAATTGAGATTTATGATACATCAGGAAAACTGACGAAAACTGATATCTCTCAAAGCAATAAAATATATGTTTCTGACTTCTCTTCAGGAATTTACTTTATAAAAATAAAAACAGACAAAGGTGTTTTTGTAACCAAATTCATCAAGAAATAA